One window from the genome of Nicotiana tomentosiformis chromosome 5, ASM39032v3, whole genome shotgun sequence encodes:
- the LOC104112652 gene encoding uncharacterized protein At4g00950 produces the protein MGSEEPSSRVPKLLEFSVPAKQSQKHKEMPNSPLHTLASVPFQWEQEPGKPNLPNSTFNIKPKFLEPPPRLYLDSIKTPSPNTVFDGPYNININKPKFSSSSFRFLKNNLQGNWWQKINVKRKGNTADDSTSSSVFLCSIDSTDSGNGNCDNKGRSSSARMASFRKNGSLSNLSSRSHIWAAIYEGFKQVIPRKNSKSKKEVHFS, from the exons ATGGGGTCAGAGGAGCCAAGTTCTAGAGTACCAAAGCTTCTTGAGTTTTCAGTACCAGCAAAACAGTCacaaaaacataaagaaatgCCAAATTCACCACTTCACACCTTAGCTTCTGTTCCTTTTCAATGGGAACAAGAACCTGGCAAACCTAATCTTCCAAATTCCACTTTCAATATTAAACCTAAATTCTTAGAACCTCCCCCAAGACTTTATCTAGACTCTATTAAAACACCATCACCCAATACTGTATTTGATGGACCTTATAATATCAATATTAATAAGCCTAAGTTTTCCTCTTCTTCCTTTAggttcttgaaaaataatttacaaGGAAATTGGTGGCAGAAGATTAATGTTAAACGTAAGGGTAATACTGCTGATGATAGTACAAGTTCTTCTGTATTTTTATGCTCTATTGATTCAACAGAttctggtaatggtaattgtgaTAATAAAGGCAGAAGTTCCAGTGCAAGAATGGCAAGTTTTAGAAAAAATGGAAGCTTATCCAATCTCTCTAGCAGGTCTCATATATGG GCAGCCATATACGAGGGTTTCAAGCAAGTCATACCAAGGAAGAATAGCAAATCAAAGAAGGAAGTGCACTTCTCGTAA
- the LOC138891723 gene encoding uncharacterized protein, protein MGVWRSSSDGITMWSAIADYIREAAREVLGVSTGISGGHKEDWWWNKVVQGKVEAKKAAYLKLVGSIGKEERRVSMQRYKAARKEAKLAVMEAKTAAYGHMYEELREKVGRRSYFGWPS, encoded by the coding sequence ATGGGAGTTTGGAGGAGCAGTAGTGACGGGATCACTATGTGGTCAGCGATAGCAGACtatattagggaggctgcgagagaggtgttaggggtctcgacgggcatctctggtgggcacaaagaagactggtggtggaataaagtggtccaaggtaaagtggaagcaaagaaggcggcgtacctgaaattagtggggagcataggtaAGGAGGAGAGGCGAGTGAGCATGCagaggtataaggcagctaggaaggaggctaagctggcggtcatggaggctaagactgcggcttatggtcatatgtacgaggaattgagggaaaaggtggggagaagaagttatttcggctggccaagttga
- the LOC104112651 gene encoding uncharacterized protein, with protein sequence MPVMEKLKMFVVQEPVVAASCLIAGFGLFLPAVVRPMLDSFESSKQIPQPALSDVVAGVSGKKQG encoded by the exons ATGCCGGTAATGGAGAAATTGAAAATGTTCGTAGTCCAAGAGCCTGTTGTAGCTGCTTCTTGTCTCATCGCGGGTTTCG GCCTTTTCCTTCCTGCAGTCGTAAGGCCAATGCTTGATTCTtttgaatcatcaaaacaaaTCCCTCAACCTGCTCTAAGTGAT GTGGTTGCTGGTGTGTCTGGTAAAAAACAAGGATAA
- the LOC104112648 gene encoding laccase-6 translates to MENLPELLKIIRHGIRQRLSCWYDGPSYITQCPLQTGQNFTYEFTLVEQKGTFFWHAHFSWLRATVYGAVVVYPKKGVPYPFKFPYEEHIIILGEYWMKDIMQVEQGVLASGGAPPPADAFTINGHPGPNYNCSANDFYKIDVVPGNTYLLRIINAALNQEHFFAIANHKLIIIEVDAEYTKPLTTDRVMLGPGQTLNALVTADQPIARYSMAMGPYQSARNVSFQNISSIAYFQYYGARANDLSLPAALPRFDDNLAVKTVMDRLRSLNPVAVPKEIDKNLFLTIGLNVQKCRSKNPQKDCQAKGGGVMAASMNNISFIKPNISILEAYYKNINGYFTQDFPGVPLKFYDFVNGAPNNAPNDTNSLNGTRTYVLDYGTRVQLILQDTGTITTENHPIHLHGYSFYVVGYGTGNYDPETANFNLVDPPYMNTIGVPVGGWAAIRFIADNPGAWFMHCHLEIHLSWGLSVVFIVKNGEGPLQRLPHPPADLPRC, encoded by the exons ATGGAAAACTTACCTGAGCTTTTGAAGATTATCAGGCATGGAATCCGGCAGAGGCTATCGTGTTGGTACGATGGCCCTTCTTACATTACACAATGCCCCCTACAAACTGGACAAAACTTCACGTACGAGTTCACCCTGGTAGAACAGAAGGGCACATTTTTCTGGCATGCTCATTTTTCGTGGCTTCGCGCCACTGTTTATGGCGCTGTTGTTGTTTACCCTAAGAAGGGTGTCCCTTACCCTTTCAAGTTTCCCTATGAAGAGCATATCATTATTTTAG GAGAGTATTGGATGAAAGACATCATGCAAGTTGAGCAGGGAGTTCTAGCTAGCGGTGGAGCGCCGCCACCTGCTGATGCTTTTACCATCAATGGCCACCCCGGCCCTAACTATAATTGCTCCGCCAATG atttttataaaatagaTGTGGTTCCTGGGAACACATACCTGTTAAGGATAATCAATGCAGCTCTGAACCAGGAGCATTTCTTTGCCATAGCAAATCACAAGTTGATAATCATTGAAGTTGATGCAGAGTACACAAAACCGCTGACCACAGACCGAGTCATGCTCGGTCCAGGTCAAACATTAAACGCCCTAGTGACAGCAGATCAACCCATAGCAAGATATTCGATGGCCATGGGACCTTACCAGTCTGCTAGAAATGTCTCATTTCAAAACATATCATCAATTGCTTACTTCCAATATTATGGCGCCAGAGCAAATGACTTGAGTTTACCTGCAGCTTTACCGCGTTTCGATGATAATCTTGCAGTTAAGACAGTCATGGACAGGCTTAGAAGTCTTAATCCTGTCGCTGTTCCTAAGGAGATTGACAAAAACCTATTCTTGACAATTGGACTAAACGTGCAAAAATGCCGGTCCAAGAATCCCCAGAAAGATTGCCAAGCTAAAGGGGGTGGAGTCATGGCTGCTTCCATGAATAATATCAGCTTTATTAAGCCTAACATTTCAATTTTAGAAGCTTACTACAAAAACATCAATGGGTACTTCACTCAAGATTTTCCTGGGGTACCCCTGAAGTTCTATGATTTTGTGAATGGGGCACCTAATAATGCTCCTAATGACACAAATTCTCTAAATGGAACTAGAACGTATGTCCTTGACTATGGGACTAGGGTTCAACTTATCCTACAGGACACCGGAACTATCACAACAGAGAACCACCCTATTCATCTTCATGGCTACAGCTTTTATGTTGTGGGCTATGGTACCGGAAACTATGATCCCGAAACAGCCAACTTCAATCTGGTGGATCCACCATACATGAACACAATTGGAGTTCCAGTAGGTGGATGGGCTGCCATTCGATTCATTGCTGACAATCCAG GGGCATGGTTTATGCACTGTCATTTGGAGATACATTTATCTTGGGGATTATCGGTGGTGTTCATTGTGAAGAATGGGGAAGGGCCATTACAAAGACTTCCTCATCCTCCAGCAGACTTGCCCAGATGCtaa